The Vanessa cardui chromosome 2, ilVanCard2.1, whole genome shotgun sequence genome contains the following window.
ACACTTTAGTGACAAGGAGGTTGACATTGAAATCCATGgcaaaaaaaaacgtaaactctatatatttttatcatttattttcataacttaTTCCATAACATTATTGCACACACAGCCTCATTTTATGATGACATTATAATTGACGATTTTTATCTCTGCGAATGCTTTGAACAATATTATGGTGATTCTATCATTGATTGGTCTATGTATGGCAGTAAATGCTCCCTGTATAAGGGATGTCTTTCTCCATAAGCTATCTTTATTATCTTCTCGGCGAGTTTAAACTGATTTAAAGCACCTTCAAGGTTCATCTTATACAACAGAATTTTTCCATACTTCATATGCAGTAATCCCAACAATGGGTGATATTTGCCATAGTAAAACCTGAAACAggcaattcaatttaaaaaggcagtgagttaattttatttaactaaatttgaattaagatattatattcaAGAGTTAAATTTAAAAGGGCCACTAATATTTAGTTTGCAACATATTCAATAGTTAGCtaatgttaaatttaagtaatatctTTCATATGGTTTCTTTTACCTTAATTTACTATATTgagattttaatcaaatattattttatgttcgataaaaaatttcaatttttgatTTTAGTCAGTtgaaatcaaaaattttaaaaatgtaatttttcaattttaattatacatatattttggaatTCTTACCTAAAACATGGTATCAGCTTTTCAGCATAAATACAAGCTTGCTCCCACAATTGTACTTGAATGAGCGCATCAAATGCATTGTCTAGAGTTTGTGAATACAAAACATTCAACGGATGCAACACACCCTCCTGTTTTTCCAGACAGTACTTACAAATTTCAACATCTGTTTAATTGATAaggaattatattgtatatttatatatatataaaagttttcaattatttttcaaaggAATCGAAATTGGTTATTTGTCATTATGTGTTGTATTAAAAACTAACCAACCCCTAAACAACATATATTGTTAAAGTCGTTAGAGTGTTTGATAAAAGATAATGATTTCTAAtgtattattaagattataagAACATCAAAGTTTTGGAGTTACTATCTGTGGTGTTTCATGCAGGATATACAAactttacaaattttttttctCAGTTCAATTTATATTCGAGCCAcagtagcttcatttaattgaacCTTGTGAAATAACGATTCCAAAGagcttaaaaatacttatacttcttacaaaaatatttttttttatataattatttcttccTGAGGTTCCAAGGCTGGACTAAAGACAAAGCTTCGTAGCTCATTCATTGATAGTGTTTCtatagtttgtttgtttgtcttaGAGCATGAGTTAAAAATGACAACTACCAACCACAATATTCATTGTAAATCCAAATGATTATTTGAAAAGTCAGTAGTGCTTATCATAATGAACCTGCAATTGTCTTTGCCATACCCTAGAGGCAGGTACACCTAAAAGTAATCtttaaaatacatgaaaatgATGTTGAAACAAAAAGGATACACGCTACAGAAGTTTCCTTCATATTCCGTAAATGCAATTCACTGGATTCCATTGTCTCCACGAACAACTCGATctgtttatctttaaatttcttTCCACATTCCTCACAGCTGACACCGGCTTTGTCTATTCCATTTGTATGAGTCACCTCTTCGGTACCATTTGTATGACTTTCTTCAGAGACTCCATTTTGTGATATCGGTTCACGTTTGCGTTCTGGCTTCTTAACGAGCACACAGTTCTCTTTCCATGTTATGTTAACTGGATTGTCGCATTCAGAATTAGGACATTTAGCTGCGTGAACGTATTTTAGGTGATGCTCATCTGAAATTTTGGatcttatattgtttttaaggaAATGTGCAAATccaaatgtgtttataattagcAAGAGCATTGAAAATTCAAGTATGATCTATTCAGTTATCAATGTTGATATTCAAAGAAAAATGAGgctttttaatacaaataacaaataattgtgGTCTACCTCTTTAAAGGTATgcatgatgttttttttttttttaaataaatatatattagcacAGAGGCTCCGAATGGAATGTGTAAAGCTACAATTAGACCCAtatcatataacataaaataaaaaaataattctatttttataatattcataacagcaattgtttttaaacacaTTACGTTGAAGTAATGACTATGATCGAAGGTATGGGAACAAAATTGGACTCAAGAATAAgccagatttaaaaatataatttaaaaacaagagATTTGAGAAGCTGATTTGTTATTGTCCGCGAATTCTATGTCAGACAATAGATTAAGATCAATCAGACCTCTTAGCCAATAGTATATCATATTTCAGAACAAAAAATCAACATTGATAACTCGAAAAAAAGATATGATTTGAAGCAGAGGAAAAACAGCCATAAATAGTTCTGGCTTAAGGATAGAATTAGTATGCACAATTAAAGCATTTACCCATGCACCTGTCACAGAAGCACAGGAAGTAGTAGTTCTCCAACAACTCCATCTGTCTCTCGTATGGCGTCTTCATTAAGTCTATGTATGAAATCCTTATctgaaaagaaagaaatatgctcctttaactattttactttactataagtTAGTACTTTTGACTAAATAATATCCTGTTGATTTATTCTGTAAGAACAAACCCAAGAATAACCacagaaattatttatagtaaaataaagtaacagcctgtaaatttcccactgctaggataaggccacctcttccattaaggagagggtttggaacatattccaccacgctgttccaatgcgggttggtggaatgcacatgtggcagaatatcgatgaaattagacacatgcaggtttcctcaacgatgttttccttcaccgccgaacacgagatgaattataaacacaaattaagcacatacatatatatagtggtgcttgcctgggtttgaactcgcaatcatcggttaagatgcacgcgttctaaccactgggccatctcggctcgaaattatttatagaatgttAAAAAGTAAGTGGAGACATAAGCTCTAATACTCCTTAGAGGGAAAAAGACAGTTAATAGACCTGTACTTTTCTCATACcctataattgtatataaaaccgTATAATCTACCTTAagagtaaaaaaatatcgtagggcttttaattatattgataccTTCTTTTAACTTCAAGTATTACAGCGAATGCTTATATTTTAGTTCACCAAACCTCATACAGCATGGTAGATAAACCCTTAGAGCTAGCGCggactggtgatttttgtcacggtgactttaaagtgtttgtcattgtcacgtcacgtttccaaagtgaagtgcgctcattaatagagacagtgacaaaacattttcgaaatcgttATGTTATTTGCCgctatggatttcgaagagacggtggttctctgtgaactcgtgagaTTCGGGAGAAAATGAAAGCGAAGAGAATACTGGGTACTAATTTCTTCCCacgctttaattttcacgtgaatatctgaatactctttcaTTTTTTCtatcataaagagctggtctcttttccacttcttcgattagaacatcattatcagtattGTCTTCACaaatgtttacgttttttttagaCGGTGACACCATTTTGCGCGCCAAAGTCCACAGTCAAAGTGCAGATAGCGAaagactgacgacgagagtgaTAAATTTGTCGCTAGGGCGCGCATAGCTATGAAAAAACGTAAAGACGCTGACAATTTTGTCACGGGCTTGTTTGCCGGTCGGCGTaaacaaatgtcacccaattgcacgcacctccatacatattcacggacttgtcaagagtgacgaaacagccaccatgacaaaaatcaccagtgcgcgctagctcttaagacttaagacaacattaatagaGTGTTACTAACCTGTTTCCAGTCTAAGCAAGGCATGTCTTTTATTGctcttatattaattgttttgccGTCGAATGTTGCCACTGCGTTTGGATTACAACTGTGATCGATGATCGACGACGCGAGGTAAATGCCGGTCCCTATTGAGTTCATATCCATATCCAATATGGTAAAACTGTTTATCACCATCTgcgaatacaaatattattaaatagtagtCGGTCAAGGCTTCGCTAACGTtttaagggtgttggttgtcatgcgttgggcaaaaaagtaacctatgtatagtaggacacaaatactttcttggagttcaagtttgcttcataccaaaatttcatcaaattcggttcagcgtgCAGAGGTTTGggtgtgaaagagcgacatacagacagaaagacacattactttcacatttataatattaatatagatagagatTTGTGCGACAAATATAAGCCTTTAGTATCGTTCAATATATTGTTTGGGCTGCAACTTGcattaccaaaataaaaaaaaaattatatgcgACCTTGGTACCACTTTTACAGggtcttttaaaaatactttaaacagAATGGTCTAAGAATCAACTCCACAAAGTTTCAAGTAATTTCTAGAAAGAATATACTGAAACAAGCCAGAATATATTGTGTTAattgtattttgataaaaataacaaacattacCCTTCCATACAATCCCATCAGATCCACGGTGTTCGGTAACGATATGTCTTTCAGGAATTCAAACAACACCACACACAGTGACGTGAAATGGTCCATGCGTTTTTTGTCAGCTTTTAAATCAGTGTAATCTGTAACCAATTGCttgtgatataatttttatagcaTAGGTAGGCTGACTGTCAAATGGGCCACTGGGTGGAAAGTAGTCAAAGACGCAATGCAACAGATTTGAAATATTGATCCTACCGAGTAGATCCGTCAGGAAATttagtactttatttatttgggaaggCAATGCAAAGTATCTAATTCCATATATACAAGTctcagaaatatataatattttttaaatactaactaAAATTACActttgtacttggtggtagctttgtgcaagcccgcctgggaacacccaatcaccagatattctaccgctaaacaacagtacgcagtattgttgtgttccggtttgaagggtgagtgagccagtgtaactacaggcacaagggacatagcatcttagaccaccatt
Protein-coding sequences here:
- the LOC124539701 gene encoding histone-lysine N-methyltransferase ASHR1 isoform X2, with the translated sequence MLAKIINRIKRSDGSTYKAFYSPTSFRMWKDLMSHYTDLKADKKRMDHFTSLCVVLFEFLKDISLPNTVDLMGLYGRMVINSFTILDMDMNSIGTGIYLASSIIDHSCNPNAVATFDGKTINIRAIKDMPCLDWKQIRISYIDLMKTPYERQMELLENYYFLCFCDRCMDEHHLKYVHAAKCPNSECDNPVNITWKENCVLVKKPERKREPISQNGVSEESHTNGTEEVTHTNGIDKAGVSCEECGKKFKDKQIELFVETMESSELHLRNMKETSVAYVEICKYCLEKQEGVLHPLNVLYSQTLDNAFDALIQVQLWEQACIYAEKLIPCFRFYYGKYHPLLGLLHMKYGKILLYKMNLEGALNQFKLAEKIIKIAYGERHPLYREHLLPYIDQSMIESP
- the LOC124539701 gene encoding histone-lysine N-methyltransferase ASHR1 isoform X1, with amino-acid sequence MKNKFKQTYTAIKAGDLIITEQPFAFVLSSKENGIRCDNCLQRVKVLKCSGCQFVHYCGRVCQKDAWNDHKWECANLKRVSPKIIPDAARMLAKIINRIKRSDGSTYKAFYSPTSFRMWKDLMSHYTDLKADKKRMDHFTSLCVVLFEFLKDISLPNTVDLMGLYGRMVINSFTILDMDMNSIGTGIYLASSIIDHSCNPNAVATFDGKTINIRAIKDMPCLDWKQIRISYIDLMKTPYERQMELLENYYFLCFCDRCMDEHHLKYVHAAKCPNSECDNPVNITWKENCVLVKKPERKREPISQNGVSEESHTNGTEEVTHTNGIDKAGVSCEECGKKFKDKQIELFVETMESSELHLRNMKETSVAYVEICKYCLEKQEGVLHPLNVLYSQTLDNAFDALIQVQLWEQACIYAEKLIPCFRFYYGKYHPLLGLLHMKYGKILLYKMNLEGALNQFKLAEKIIKIAYGERHPLYREHLLPYIDQSMIESP